The stretch of DNA aaattaaaaaaaaaaaaattgaaatgtatataatatatcacaCTTTTGCATTGGCATTAGGTATAGAATGCATCTAAATCGACATAATTTAAGTATTGTACTTGTTATGGCGAATCTTATTTTAGTTTCAAAAATTATGAAATACGaatattttacaatttttacATTGTTACAAATCGAGTTTGAAACAATTGATTTCATGCACGCATTAAAAACAGAGTATGTGTGCAATAAATTGTTTgaattctaataaaatatttacagcatgtttggtattattttctgttttttgttttaaaaaattgtttttagaaatgagaacaaaaaatagtttttgaagtttttaaaacacaagtcacgtttggttagtgatttttaaaaacaatattgatcaaaagtgaattggtttttaaaacagaaaacaacattttcttgttttcaaaattcttgttttttgtaactttgttttctgaaaactgtttttaaaaaacaaggccaaacaagccaaattgtttttaaaaacaattttctgtttttaaaaataaaaaacagttttttagttatgatgccaaacatgcacttagtttttaaaatatatcatcttaaaaaaattgacattaaagtatttaaattgtattgtgactaaatttatatttatctacaattaatatttatcaaaCTAACTTCATCACTAACAACTTATATCCAAATATCATATATTaatgacttttttttaaaaaaaatatattatttagtcacaaaatgactaaaaattattattaaaagatATTTTGTTTTGGtagtaataattatttaattaattaagtttaggaagataaaaaaagttaatttaaGGTGATATGATGGGATGGGATGGGATGAGGGCCAAGAATATGTTCTACTCACACTAATCACCATTAATTTTATAATGGAATTGGGTTTTGTGGAGCTTTTTATCTCTTTAAATATTCTTTCCAATTAAAGTTCTTATCTTtataatactaataatattcCTCCAACGTTATTCTCATGCATGTCTATATCttagtataaataatatttttatatatatatactactactactagcTTAACCAAGCTAGGCTagggcatatatatatatactaaattactacaaattatttttgtttttgttgggttttgagAAGCAAAATATGAGTGACACAAAAAATGCTTATGTAAACCCTTCAggtaattttctttaaaattataGTTTGGCTTTTAACTTAGTTTATATATACTAATGTAATTTACAATTACTACATTTGTTTTCTTTATAAGAAtttcatttataaatatttCTACATAATGTTTACTGAAGAATTAAATTCAACACAATcaaatatttatatgttattaattaatttgattattgttattaattatttattattatatattttttttgttaaataacatttattatttattatttatttaaaaaatggtGATCAGAAACTTATCAAGGAGCTCCCGATATAATGTCAGCTCCTCAATATCCACCTAATAATGCGGAACCTCAAAAAGAACCTGGTTTTCTTGAAGGGTGGTAAGTCCACAAAACTTTATCTATAtaatctcttcttttttttttatgtatgtaatatttaataaattttcgtAAATTTTTAagggattttttttatttttacacttcaaaaaatatttttttttttacatttttatggaaTTCTACATAAAAACCCCTATTGTAACTAGtgctgcaacttaaattgcaacaaaaaatcgtatagaaatccctattgcaactagcgctgcagtcactttagaaactcaaaccgtaaatttgaaaaaaaaaaatttaaaaaacaatatATGGGATAATTCGATCCCCAAATTCTAATTGAATTACTattgaaaaaacaaaacaacttatagcatgtttggtattgttttctattttttgttttcaaaaaattgtttttaaaaataagaacaaaaaatagtttttgaagtttttaaaacacaagtcatgtttggttagcgttttttaaaaacaatattaaccaaaagtgaattggtttttaaaacagaaaacaacattttgttgtttttaaaattcttgttttttgtaacttttgtggcgtttggtaacacttttttaatcagttttctgtttttaaaagtagaaaagtgaaaatatttttcaaaaacatgttctataaaactgtttttacttttcaattttataattagaaatcaaaattttaaaaacaaaaagaatcactttcaatatttttttaaacagttttttttcttaatcaatcttttagattaggaccagacccggacccaaatcccctccctacggccctggcgctaaacccgacttttgacttgaacccgaatctgaccccggacctagacccgacttaaataaaatcaaaaaataaaaataaaaataaactttatagaacacacttttgttttctgtttttaaaattgaaaaacaaaagtggttacagaacgcatttttgtttttcaaaaacaaattttttaaaaacaaaaattttactttcattttgtgattaaaaaattaaaaaacaaaagtgttaccaaacggcacctttgttttctgaaaactgtttttaaaaaacaaagccAAACAAgctaaattgtttttaaaaaacaattttttatttttaaaaataaaaaacagttttttagttatgatgctaAACATGCACTTATTATTTTGTGTTTACGTACATAGATAGTTTACAAtccaaatttatttatttgacaatATATGTTGTTGTTATTTAGAATTTCTTCCCACCAATTAGTGCAAAAAGAATATTCTTACTTCAAAATTActctatattttatatttgatactttatttttatttttcagccTTGCAGCTCTTTGTTGTTGCTGTACTATGGATGAGTGTTGCTGTGATCCTATGCTATATTGCTCTGGCTAAGTACAACATAAATATGCATCATAATATTATGaatgtaatattattttgtgaAATTGTAGATTTTAGTTTAAATAAATGTACTTAGTTTGATAAACAAAGAATTGTTAAATAATTGTGTGTGCATGtcattacataaatatatattttatggaaAGAGATGCACTTTGTAGTTTCTCAAATCAATAAATGTGACACATATTCTACTAATGATTTAAAATGTAATATGCTTTTATTTTCTTCCATCTAACTTGTTTATATGGAGCTCTTAATGTTGCCAATCGAATACATACTTGGAATATTTTGGATAAATTTGGCCAAAATAATCATGTTGACCTGTGAGTCATTGTAGGAGACTTTAATGTTTTTCTTTCAAATAATGATAAAATTGGTAGAAATTCTGATAGAGGCCCTTCGAgtgaatttaagaaatttattgacTCTTAACTTCATCCCCTTTAGAATTTGTAGGCTCATGTTACACTTGAACAATAATAGTTTATATTATAGAAATATATAGGAACGACTTGATTAGTGCATTGTTAAGGGAACTTGGTCTAATACTTTTTCCAGTGCTCAATTCACTCATGCTGATTTTTTTGGTTCGGATCATAGGGCCTTAATTTTAAAATCCTGTTGACTCAGATTCGTCATTTGGGTAAGGCcaaaagatttttatttaaaaatggcTGGCTCTCTAACACCAACTGGCAGCAGGTTTTTTAATCTTGTTGGGGAAACACTTCTAATGAGCCATGCTCCATTGACATGCTTGTTATGATCTAGTCTTAATGCGCCCATAAACTCGTTGAGTAGAATCACAATTCAAGCTTCCAATTTAAGAAGGAAATTAACTCCCTTGAGAAAAAAATCGATATGGTCAAGGCTAACACTCGTTGGGATGACAAATGTGTAGTCATGATCAAAACTTTAAAAACTCAATTAGATAGACTTCTTTACCAAGAGAAGATTTACTAGAAGCAAAGAGCCAGAATCAAATGGCTCTTAAATGGAgataaaaacacaaaattctTTTATAAGTTTGCTTCGCAAAGAAAATAGCTAACCAAATTAAGGAGCTTGAGAATGCTAGTGGTAAAGTGTTATCCAATAGGAGAGAATCACTACTGTGATTAAGGAATTTCAAGACTTTTTTCACCTCGAGTTGCCCTCTCCAACAAGATGTGGAAACCATGCTGAACAATATTCATGTCCATCTAGATGAGGTGGAGCAGGAGATATTGCAAGAGGCTTTCACGATGGATGAAGTTCACACTATGACAAAAATAATAGACACTTAAAATCATCCTAATTATTAGgcaccaaaattttagaattgggaTTAGTTGTAATAAACTAAGCACTTATGAAGGTTATGCCGCGAATTACTcttgttttaattgttttattttattgttttattttgttgttttacttacggttattttataaaaagacagtatttttgtaaaaaaaaattgtgtaacagtaaaattataattttttttttctaaaatctaatattttttgtaaaaactcTTTTTATTTTGGACGGGAGGTAGTAGTACCGCTTGAGTTTTTGGCTGTTTTATAAAGTATTCtattaaaaagaaaaggaaaatttacatggtatactaacttttgtcatttttttacaaaaatactgtcaggcggtattttttacttttttactgtgtttttttataagtttcatactgcagtatactgtgttaagttttcactggtgttttttagttgttctattgatattttgagttgttctgttttgtgttctactagtgttttataaaaacacagtatttttgtaaacttttccgtgtgacagtatttttgtaaaagttaccccaaattctagtattttgtaaatttcccaaagAAAACCTTGTACGCATAATTGTGTGAGAGAGCCCAGTCCTCCATTAAGATGGGCTAGCTAAGGCCACCTAGTTTAATTGCTTAATCCATtttaaagatatattttttataataatttttaaaaatatcacatatTTCATTTCTTTAATAAGGGACtaataaattatattgtatattcattttattttacttgttttaatttttacctttatttctatattttttaatatatactcacttttatagatgatatcCCCATTATACGCTTCAagttaaaataaattatgtggtAAAAAATAATAGTACATTGAACAACCTACTCATAAAAATAGAtacattttaatgtaatataatataaaagtatttttaattaatgatataaaaaaagtattcctcgacttatcccaataatttttcattttcggcCCATTAAATCTCTAAGAGCGAGTCTGAGACAGCCATGCCTCCAAAGTATTATATCATatgaactattaagattttGGTAAATGGTATTTAATTAACATGTAATGATAGTTAGAGCAAGTCTTTAATTATTATGACACAATTATTGGATTACTAGTTGaagataattttcttaaaatatatttaagatgATAAAAGGCTACATCGAGCAGAGTCACTGAATTCGATTTTATTGTTATTGTCAAATTTGCAGGATTTTGTCTAAAATTACCTTATTTTTGATTCTCTACAATGAATAATCCTAGTTCTACCATGTTAAGGTCAACCAGGTTGTTGTTCTAGGTTTTTGCAATGATTGACTGCTTAACATTATTATTGGACATTAATGGTGCCTAAGTCTGATCCTGAGTACCGTGCTTAGGGCCCACTTATTCCAAGAACCccaaaaaaaatttccaaatttgaaaatacacatttttttattaattttgaaaaatgccatatttttttttctaaataaacgtccaaaaattatttttttcttatggtCTACTAAATTTCAGACTGGCCCTCGTGGTGCCAATACCTTCTAGAAGTATCGCCATACGAATACTATTAGTTAGCGATATTtcataaaagctattatattaaattatatggtacgtgatacttaattaaatcaataacAATATAACACCTAGAAGATTACTAGATACTAATAGCCTTTTTAGCATTTCTCCTAACTCTTTCACCAGAGATGCTAAAATGcactattttttatatacaCTATAAAAAAGTACCATCCAACACATAAAAGTTAGCTTATTACACACATTTTTTTTGGTGTAAgcatttatttcattatttttatgttattattttgttgtttttaagcagttttcaaaatattttttgtcgaacaattattttttagttgtattttttatagtgtatatttttttttatttcttcctGCTAATTGTTTTTGGTTGTATATATGTTGATTTGTAGTTTAGatatgagtattttttttttaacacattttattgaaatacaatgataagattttttttttaattgacacaatttttttttaaagaaattttgtttaattttagtaaGGAAGTTTAACATGAATTAAAATTCAGGACCATAATTTGgtatatatcaaaatttgaaagatgttataaatattaataattatgtggatgtccaaattttttatttattatcattaattgtaattaacattcctcttttcttagtttccctttttcttagtttcttaatatctcactcttgtatttgtataaataggggttcaccccattggaataaacaactcaaaaattctcattcactttctctttctcttttcatcttctacttctttcttctcatctactttatattattttatattattttataacacgttatcagcacgagtctctgcccaagcttcaagtatgagtctctgcccaagtcccaatgtaagtattttgttaaagttcttgaattgtttcaaagtcacgatacactaaatatatacttatatatatacttatctgactgaaacaatttcaagaatcccttttctttttatctatatatctatatattatatatgtatgtatatatttttatatatttactattgatttcatatatatatacatattatattcttatcattcataatatttacaatatatgcttGCTTATGATattatagagaaaatctatataaattatacatatatcctgaagattatgtatcctcgataaaatattgcatatatcttaaagattatgcatcatcgataaaatattgcatatatcctgaagattatgcatcctcgataaaatattgcatatatcctgatgattatgcgtcctcaataaaatcttgcatatatcctgaagattatgcaaacgtaatattcattatatagttgatggatatataatgaaagagatgaatacatatttatatatatgttcttgtattctttgaggacaatgaaaagtaatctaatatcgatatagattttgacaaacatttcctgaagtaaatgttttatatttgtcaaaaaaaaaatgattgtatttatgtgaatacaactaaagaatcattaaaaatgattattattgatgcaattttatagtgggttttgaatacctaaacagaatgttaagaaaattgcattaaaacatcaaagtataagaataacagtgagcatgactaatgttatttaaatacatgagacatgtatttattgttcatcattccctgcagagaatgatacgaattgaattcaactacttttaaagattgtttgtattagtcatgttactatacattgttattacttgcaatgttggaaattattgcatgtgacatatattaaagatcaaattttgcatacatcttggagattatgcaaaaattgtattcatatattctttgaaatattgttaaagaaattgctgagtaatttctttttatatatgaacaagtaataaatttttaagaaatttataataatgttctacttgttcaacgtcattccccgaagtgaatgtaatgattttaaacaaTCGATGGCATTatttactcaaatatttccagaagaaagtggaaacaaccaaaagatgagataccacacacaatcaaagtgtataagatctatatatcatgtgtggaattgaataatagtagtcgcgtacctgtagtacggacacacttataatcaagataaaagtatatttgattattgaatagaatgtgaattgtacaaatttattgtacatttagaatatttaaatatcattccctgaagagaatgaataaacatgaaattctatttcaaagaatatagatttcacatatattggcaatgccagaagtaaatttatatatacatattttattatttcttgaaatcaatagtttcaaactattattggtacatgatatgtatatatatagttactatataattcagtttgcatattcccagaagtgaatatataacttactaatatttgttagtgatccaatataatcaaagtggtaaagaatcacaaaaagattatttgaaaagcttcctgaagaagtcttacatacaattgctactttgagtagtaaaatatctttgtacgtacctagatgtataacttttatctagttatgaaagtaataagaaataacttattatatgtacttattgtacatttaaatatgtaatatatcaagtcatgataattagactgatgaatagtctattaataaattagacgacttgttaaaaagataccaggaaaaatgaatgatatattacggttatatctatttgacaattacaataacatgatgaagttgtcatgtatttttcaaattatacacatcattgaattgatgatagtgattcctgaagaaatataaagtttgataaacataatagtgactcctgaagagtgtatatgttttggagaataatataattatattattcgtgtatataaaaatgaaacttgtaatgattatgttgtaatgaatttacattaccttttgaaagtttcattgaaatacaaattatagtgaacctgaagttcatgaattgaatttttttgacatgatcaatcatatgcaataaattgtcaaagaatttgactaaattttgttgaagaaccagaagattcttctcattgttaatttataaggctcaaaagaagaatgtgcatatatttgcacacagaaaatatttaaagtatatttctttaacagtcttgagctattattagatttgtattgcatagtttcttatcgatgtgataagattatatgatcatgtatttacaaaatgtgtaaatttatgtatttctaattatacatgtatgactcattcttagaaatgaattaagttcataaggattgaacttgaaactaaagtttattgaacctgaagttcaatgtcatatagtatatatgagtttaaataaatattgattcattgtgatatactgaaatccctacaggtatattaatattattagatatcacatttttaaaaattctctcgatcagggggagagaagcagttgggatcgataataatttttgaaaatgatccttgcacaaagtatataagaacaatatagtttaaaatgatatataccaactgcaaatcaatattattcaaagttgagatagaatgagttgaaaacgcctgaagcgtaaatgaacaatatagaaattattagtaaatgttcatttgatttgtcctgaaattgttaaatctagagTTACTCAtgaagataccttaatgttataaagtattgatgatttaaaaatgataaccgtgatgaaacggtactctagaagagactcccaatagaagttagacataacacatttgatcataattgaatccctgaagtgattctatataggtacctataaatgataaacatatttgaaaaatatgtaatttaaagagatatctataagttatgtcaatatgggaggaaattatcatataatgaaatttttgtcgacaatagatgttgaatgtttgcatatgcaataaactaacatgagatagcaaggatcatggtattagatttgtcgagaattatcgacatacattttgatttttggccaaaatattatgacgcgaTCCgagcaaatttactcacataaagtgaagtaagacctgtagggtgtgcaaataaatatttctgatgagaaatttgcatatatgtatttgtacataatgaattgttgtacaaagtttgcatagacatgagattgattgaagtaaggcttaaatattgaaaaaatatattcatgatttgattatagcctggaatatattttatgaggatttataagcgtcacataaatgttgcaacaaaaggttatttatttggagctcctaatatagtgagaatttgaaataagccttatctaaaaattcaagaagaatttaatacatgtcttaagtgatataaattcaaagtcgcgcgcactatatgacaaagatctttgtatgaaataaagacatgtaagtaaattattatttgaaaaatacctatggttgtctatgcaatataaattcgtaaattatacgttgtgatagactcttgaagagtttttgattaattgaagaacaaacttttatttcttttgtatttcgagaaatattaatgtataaagtttgttcattagtattgaagtcctgaagtacttcatatgtatcaagaattatagatatatgatcttttgatatggaaattaagatcatacaacaagatggaacaaatatatggtcttggagtaccatcattgtcacaaatgaaaatttatagtaccattaatgtgttatgttcatatctacttgaaattttaaattttcgtatgaacaaagttgtgtacacacatgaatgatacaattagttggataaagactaatgttccacggacccctcatctataatttagaagtccatacatactctggaagagttatagaaaatatatgatcaaagattgtatatgatgatattttgaaagtgataacaataatctcatgagatctattatcaccaaaagagttatggatcatatgtgcatgagggggagacatatttatgttgcactctttttcccttagttcaggttttgtcccactgggttttcctggcaaggtttttaatgaggcaacttacaaatagttatgaatatgaaatatatattgtaatctttttccctagctcagattttgtcccactgggtttttctggcaaggtttttaacgaggcaactataaatcatgttaacatacttgcattttatgaagcaagtagagaatgtgtgtgagtgagatcattgacatagcatatttgggaaacatatggattgcactcaataaagaagtatcaacccaaacagttctctatgaagctaatactgcttgcatcgctcaactaaaaggagggtacattgaaggagatagagttagaacacatttcaccaaattcttctttatacgcttcaagaaaatgcatattggtgttcaacatattcaatcaagtgtcaatcttgcaaacttatttacaaagttattaccaacatcaacatttgagaagacggcaaacaagatcgaaatttgtcgattagaagatctccacaaatgcccaaatgagggggagttagtttacactatactctttttcttttgattaagttttcagcaagatttttattaaggcagttattatggacatccaagggggagtgttataaatattaataattatgtggatgtccaaattttttatttattatcattaattgtaattaacattcctcttttcttagtttccctttttcttagtttcttaatatctcactcttgtatttgtataaataggggttcaccccattggaataaacaactcaaaaattctcattcactttctctttctcttttcatcttctacttctttcttctcatctactttatattattttatattattttataacaaaagatataatttagtaaatatcaaaatctaagaaacataatttagtatataaataattattgatttagtaaaattgaatgaaattaaaaaaaaaaatatttaattcaaCCATGTCAAcatttttaataagaaaaaaaattcaaaagatatgaattggtaaatattaaaatttaagggcaaaattcttaattaactaaaattaaaataagaaatgaaTTTGAATAGCAAACCGAGGAGGTAATATATCCCATATGTAATATATCCcatatttgaatttgaaaattgaaaaacaccTTTGCGTTGTGATAACGGTAAAAATTCCCTCCCAAGAATCCGAAGATGGAAACTCTGGAAGCCACAGCCACTGTATCGGCCATGGATGCTTTCGAGAAGCTAGAGAAGGTTGGAGAAGGAACCTATGGAAAGGTGTATAAGGCTCGAGATAAGGTTACTGGAAAGATCGTGGCTCTCAAGAAAACCCGTCTCCATGAGGACGAGGAAGGCGTTCCTCCCACTACTCTCCGTGAGGTCTCCATCTTGCGAATGCTCTCCAGGGATCCTCATATCGTTAGGTAAAGTCTCTTTCTTTgctttctttaatttctttttttaagatttagGGTTTTTGATTTTCAgttgtttgatttgaattagGTTAATGGATGTGAAACAAGGGTTTAATAAGGAAGGGAAGACAGTTCTGTATTTGGTTTTTGAGTATATGGACACTGATCTGAAGAAATTCATTCGTTCTTTTCGTCAAACTACAGACAAAGTCCCTCTCGATATCGTCAAAGTAATAATCATTTTCCTATGGTCTTGATGTATTTTGTGGTTTCATTCATTATTCagtagaaaaaaattgaaatgaacTTGTTCTTTTGCAGACTCTGATGTTCCAGCTTTGCAAAGGTGTAGCCTTTTGCCATGGTCACGGGATCTTACACAGGTCAAAATCCATCTCTTTCGTTATTCTCTTTTCAAAACGTGAGTGTACTCACATTTGCCTTTGCAGGGATCTTAAGCCTCACAATCTCCTCATGGATCGGAAGACAATGATGCTTAAAATTGCAGATCTTGGATTAGCTCG from Cannabis sativa cultivar Pink pepper isolate KNU-18-1 chromosome 2, ASM2916894v1, whole genome shotgun sequence encodes:
- the LOC115721335 gene encoding cell division control protein 2 homolog D produces the protein METLEATATVSAMDAFEKLEKVGEGTYGKVYKARDKVTGKIVALKKTRLHEDEEGVPPTTLREVSILRMLSRDPHIVRLMDVKQGFNKEGKTVLYLVFEYMDTDLKKFIRSFRQTTDKVPLDIVKTLMFQLCKGVAFCHGHGILHRDLKPHNLLMDRKTMMLKIADLGLARAFTVPLKKYTHEILTLWYRAPEVLLGATHYSTGVDMWSVGCIFAELVTTKALFPGDSELQQLLHIFRLLGTPNEEMWPGVSKLMNWHEYPQWSAQSLTKAVPNLDNHGLDLLWQMLQYEPSKRISAKKAMDHPYFDGLDKDVL